TCTAATAGCAATTGAGATACCTTATTAAGCATATCGGTTCTATCACCAATAGATTTCATTTTCCAATCTTTAAAAGCATTAGCGCCTTTATTAATTATTTCCTGAACTTCAGACTCCGTATGTAATTGGTAAGTCTCTATATCCTTATTATTAAAAGGGTTTGTAGTTGTTATCATAGTTTTTTCATTTTTAAATATACTGCAACAAAGTATGCACATATTATTAATAAAGGTAACACAATCCATTTACATATTGCCTCATACCCTTCTATGCCGACTAAGTTAATATTTTAAGCGTTTGCGTCAATACTAACCGTAAATAGCTTGCATCTTTGTAACAGAAACAAGAAGTAATATTAATTTAAAACATTTTACAACATGAACAATAATGGAAACACATTTTTAGGAGTATTAGCAGGAACAGCAATAGGTGCTGCATTAGGAATTCTTTTTGCACCAGATAAAGGATCTGCAACAAGAAAAAGAATTGCTGAACAAGCAGAATCTGCTAAAGAGAGCATTACAGAAACCACACTAGATATTAGAGATAAAGCTGCTTCTACTGTAGCTTCTAAAAGAGAAACCTTGGATACGCAATTGAACAATATTGTATCGGATGCAAGTCACAAAGCAGAAGACGTTATTTCTACTTTAGAAACTAAATTAGCAGATCTTAAAGCGAAGAATAAAAAACTTCAAAAATCATAATAAGAACTATAAAAAAGAAATCATAAATGGGAATAATTGAAGCATTAGACGAGACCAGCTCGAAGGCAGTAAAAACAGGAGAAGACTATGTGCAAACTTCTAAACATTACTTTGAATTAAAAGTATTTCAGCAGTTAGCTATTTTATCTACTGCTGGTATTAAGTTAGCCATTTACGCTATACTTTGCACGCTGGGTCTTATATTTTTAGCCGTTGCAGGTGCAGCCGCTTTAAGCACGTATTTTGAAAGTGCCGCTTTAGGTTACTTATGTATAGCTGGCGTATTCTTCCTTTTCATCGGTATTGTTTATTTACTGAGAAAAAAGATAGAAAATAGCGTTATTAAAAAACTCTCTGAAAACTATTTTGACTAATGAAAAAGAAAAATTATAATTCCTTAGAGGAAATTAATACGGAACTACATCTATTGAGTATTCAACGCGAAATTCATTTAGAAGAACTAAAATTGACCAAACATCAATTAAAAGAAGACTTAAGTCCAGCAAACTGGATAAGCACAGCCCTAACAGGCATTAAAAAATACGGCGTACTAATGCTACTACGCAAAATTATTAAATAGTAAAATATTCCCAAGATTTTTTTACAAAAAAAAATACAATTAGAACTTTAAAAGGTTTTAGTTGTATTTTTTTTGTTTTAATATTAAGGGTGCTCTCCTTCCTTTATTATCTTAAATTTCACAATACCTCTTTCCCTTATTTTCAACACAGCGTAAAAAACCACCTTAATAAACTAATTATCAAACCCTTTATCAATAGAGCTAATAACTGAATGGTTTCCGTTAAGGTTAACCTTTCATTAATAGTAAATTTGAATATGATATCAAATAAGCTGTATCACTAAAGAAAAGCTTACTAATTAAAAACAAAAAAATACTATGAGTACTTACACAGAAACAGTAGGAAATAAACTAAACGAAATTTTAGAAAAAACATACGATGCTGAAAAAGGATATGCCAAAGCAGCAGAAAACACAGATCACTCTTTATTAAAACCATACTTTAAAAAACGTAGTAAAGAACGTTACAATTTTGGACACGAATTAAAAGCTGAAATTTTAAAATTTGGTGAAAAGCCAGAAAAAGGTGGTAGCGTTACAGGAACTGTACATAGAGCTTGGATGGATACAAAAGCCTTATTTTCTGCAAACGATGCCGAATCTATGTTAGAGGAATCTATTAGAGGAGAAAAAGCAGCAGTATCAGAATATGAAGATGCTTTAAAAGATACCGCTTTACCATTAAGTACCGCGACATTATTAAGCAACCAGATGCAAAGTATTAAATCGGACTTAAACACTATAAAATTTTTAGAAGACCTAAGTTAAGATCAACTTACGTTTACTAACAAAAAAAAGGGATGCTCTATAGCATCCCTTTTTTTTGTTTTAAATCTATTTATACAATAAGATCAATTGCCTTAAGCGCCGGAACACCTAATTTTATTAGGCTATTTCGCAAATGGATTAACAATAGAACGGATTACGGCAATCTACACGCTACATAAATGGCATCTTTGTATAAAGGAAATTGATAAAGTATCAATTGAAAAATTAATCTTAAAAACAAATTACTATGTTACGTTGGACAGTCACTTTTATAATATTAGCACTAATCGCCGGAGTTTTCGGATTTGGAGGAATAGCAGCAGGTGCGGCAAGCATCGCTAAAGTATTATTCTTCATATTTATTGTACTATTTATAGTCTCTTTAATTAGAGGAAATAAAAGAGTATAATTAAACTCACCTTGCAAATATTGGGGCAAGGAAAAAACACACCAATAATACATTAACCATTAAAACATACACAATGAAAAAATCATTTTTATTCTTAGCATACGCCTTATTATTCACCATTTCAATCTCATCTTTCACTAGTTGTAGAGACGAAAAATCGACATCAGAAAAAGTTGAAGAATCTATTGATGATGCTGGAGACAACATCGAAGAAGGTGTTGAAGAAATTGAAGACGAAATTGACGATGCTACGGACGACAATTAATAGTATTGAAAGAGAGAGAATTAATATAATTGCAAACAACGGGCATTTCTACTTAAAGATCTAGCCCGTTGTTTCTTTAAAATAAAAAATTATGGAAAAGAAAAATTTAAAAAGCGAGAAAGATTACATTAAAATGTACCAAGAAAAAGGTTTTACTAGCAATTTCATGATGGTAAACCATAAATTAGTGAGTACCGAAACTAAAAAAGAGTACTACCCTATGGATATAAAGGTAGTTGCAGAACACCGTTTTGAAGGTATCAGTAATCCATCAGACATGTCCATTTTATACGCCATTGAAACAAAAGAAGGTAACAAAGGCACTGTTTTGGCAAACTACAGCCCATCTAGCGATACTAGTACTGCCGAATTTTTTAAAGCCATTCCCAAAGAAAATGTATCTCAAGAAGCTAATTTTTTAAATTAATAGTTTAATTTTTTTTAATAAACCCAGTCTAAAAAACGAGTTCTAAACCCTACTATAAACTCCTAAATTACAAGCAAATAAACACAATTAATATACTACAAAACACTTAGACTTCTATAATATCAACTTCACCCAAAATCACTTTAATTATTTTTGAATAATTAACAGATTTAATTTGTTTTCTAAGCATTTTAAAAAAAAGTTTTGATATCGATAAAAGCACTATATTTATCGAAATAAAATTACACTCAAAAAAGTACATTTTTTTAAAATAATTTAGATCCAATATTAGTCTGGTTTTATGAAAATAAATATCAAATTTGATTATACTTTTATCTGTAAAGCCGTTTTACACGAACAATTAGAAGCACTCGGTTTAGAGTACAAGCTTAACAACTTAGGTGAAGTTGAATTCCAGAAAAAACTCTCTGTATTAGAAATCGAAAACGTAACGGAAGCTTTTAATAAGTATGGCATAGAAATATTGGCCAATCCACAAAACGTTTTAGTAGAACGCATCAAAGATTTAATAACAGAACTTATAAGCGACCCTGAGAAATCTAGAAAATACAATGTTTCTAGTTATTTGGCCGATGAGTTAAACTATTCTTACGCACACCTATCGTCTGTATTTTCAGAAATAACATACTCTTCAATAGAGAATTTTATTATTCTGAAAAAAATTGACCTTGCCAAGCATCTTATTATTCATAAAGACTTTACTCTCACAGAAATTGCTCACCAACTAAATTATAGTAGTGTTGCACATTTATCTACGCAGTTTAAAAAAACAACGGGCCTTACGCCTTCTGCTTTTCAGCGTATTATTAAAAAACGACAAGAAATTGAATAATAAAAATTTAGAGCTATGCCGTTAACTATTATGAATATTGTTTTGGCCGACGATGACGAAGATGATCGCTTATTATTCGATGAGGCTATATCGGAAATTGATGTAAAAACTAAACTATCGTTATTTAATGATGGTAAAGCCCTTATGGATTATTTGGTTTTACCAGATACCATTTTACCAGAAATTGTATTTCTGGATTTAAACATGCCAATAAAAAACGGTATGCAATGTTTAAAAGAAATTCGTGCAAACGATAAACTTAAAGAGCTTTGCGTTGCCATATATTCTACATCTTCATCTGAAGAAGATATTGAAAACACCTTTGTTAATGGTGCCAATGTTTACATTAATAAACCCAACAGCTTTTCTGCGCTTAAAAAAGCCATAGATAAAGTTTTAAAAATAAACTGGCAATACCACACCTCTGCGCTTAATAGAGACAACTTTTTATTGCGCTTATAACGGGCATTTCTTCAAGGTTTATCGCTGTATAGCACAGGAAACATTCTTTTCTGTGCTCATTTACTATTTTTTTTAACTCAATCGATTACAGGATTAACTGAAACGGTTTTTTAAAAAATAGTTTCCTTACTTTAGCGAGGTTATCATTCATATAAATTCGAATTAGAAGGTGATTAAAACATACAAAATTTTTATTGTACTCCTTATTTTGGCGCTATCGGTGTTAATGTATTTAGGCAGTAACAGCTACAAGCAAATTAGAGAATTAGAGAAAACCGCCGAAATGGTAATGCATACACTACGTGTAGAAACCGAGATTAACAGTCTGTTTTCGCAATATGCCATGATGCAGTCTCGAATTTTTGAAAACAAGTTGCTAAACAATTTCGATCGCGAAACCTTATTAAAAAACCAAAAAGATACTACACTCAAAATATTTAAACGTTTAGATATTTTAACTAAAGACAACGCAAAACAACAGCAGAATTTAGAAGAACTTATAGGTTTAGAAGCTTCTTTTTATAAAAGCATAGAAGCTTTAAATACCGAGGCTACAGCCGATAAAGAACTGCAAAACGCACATTTACAAGATGTATCTGCATTAATTCGAAAAATAGAAACGATTAAAGCCAATATGTTGGGCCATGAAGAAATTCTGTTGTCGCGTCGCCAAGAAGAATTTTCTGCATCGAGACGACTAAATCCAATAATGACGTTATTTTTAGGCATGTTTGCCCTGCTTATTTTTATAATCTCGTTTTGGCAAATTAACAAACAGCGTAAAAAAAACGATAGAACTACAGCCTTTCTAGAAAGTGTATTAAAAAACACTGAAAATATAGTAAGTTACTATACGCCTATTAAAGATGAAGACGATAAAATAACCGATTTTAAAATTATTTACGTTAACGAAAATATTGAAGATGTATTAGGCACATCGTCTCTTGTTTTAGAAAACCAATTACTTTCTAAAGTGTTACCAATACATTTTGAAAATGGTGTTTTTGATGCTATGGTAACTTGCTACAACAGTGGCGAAACCCAGCGCTTCGAAAAAACCAATAATTTTAACGATACCCAATATCGTTTTAAAACTAATGTGGTTAAGCTTAACGATGGTGTTCTGGCAACAGCCAGCGATACTACGGAAGAGTATGATATCAAACAAAACCTAATTACCGCTAAAGACCAACTACAAACTCAAAACCTTTTACTTCTAGACAACCGTGCTTTTTTAAGTAATATATTTAAAAGCACCTCTAATATTGTAATGCACTTTAAGTCTATTAGAGATGCAGCAGGTAAAATAATTGATTTCGATACCTTATTTATTAACGATGCCATTAGCGACGTTATTGGTGATATACCTGCCGATGTTAAGCATAAAAAAGCTTCGGAAATTTATCCAACAGTATTCGAGAATGGTGTATTCGAAAAAATGGTAACTTGTATTGAAGAAGAACGCCAAATTGAATACGAAACCAACTTTGAAAAAGATGGAGAAACCAGGTGGTTCCAAGCTACAGCTATTAAACTTAACGATGGTGTAACTATAACCACTAGTGATATTACACTAGAAAAAACAAGAGCTGCAAAATTAAACGATTTAAATGCTGAACTAGAAATACAAAACTCCATTTTTAAAGATGCCGAAGGTGTTGCAGATATTGGTAGTTATGTTTGGTATTTAGATACAGGAGCTGCAAATATATCGGACAATTTCTATAGAATTTTAGGGTTTACTCCCAATGAGTTTGATATCACTTTTGATAGCTATAGAGAACTTGTGCATCCCGACGATTTAGGTCGTTACGATCAATTGGGTGAGGAAACTGTAGAGCATGGAAACTCTGATATACATACCTACCGTGTTATTACCAAAAGAGGTAACGTAAAGCATATTTACGTAAACGGACAAAAAGTAATTAAAGAGGGCAGACCAGCTTCTGTTGGTGTTGTGCAAGATATAACCAACCGTGTAAAGACTGAAGAAAAATTAAGAAATAAGAATGAAGAATTAAAACGTTCTAATGCCGAATTGGAAAGTTTCAACCGTGTGGCGAGTCATGATTTACAAGAACCTATGCGGAAAATACAAATGTTTATTTCACGTCTTTCGGATCGTGAGTTAGATAAACTTTCCGATAAGGGAAAAATGTATTTTGAAAAAATAGATAGTTCTGCAAACCGTATGCAAACGCTTATTAAATATCTGCTTGCCTACTCCCGTATTAACCGAAC
The window above is part of the Algibacter sp. L3A6 genome. Proteins encoded here:
- a CDS encoding ATP-binding protein, with the translated sequence MIKTYKIFIVLLILALSVLMYLGSNSYKQIRELEKTAEMVMHTLRVETEINSLFSQYAMMQSRIFENKLLNNFDRETLLKNQKDTTLKIFKRLDILTKDNAKQQQNLEELIGLEASFYKSIEALNTEATADKELQNAHLQDVSALIRKIETIKANMLGHEEILLSRRQEEFSASRRLNPIMTLFLGMFALLIFIISFWQINKQRKKNDRTTAFLESVLKNTENIVSYYTPIKDEDDKITDFKIIYVNENIEDVLGTSSLVLENQLLSKVLPIHFENGVFDAMVTCYNSGETQRFEKTNNFNDTQYRFKTNVVKLNDGVLATASDTTEEYDIKQNLITAKDQLQTQNLLLLDNRAFLSNIFKSTSNIVMHFKSIRDAAGKIIDFDTLFINDAISDVIGDIPADVKHKKASEIYPTVFENGVFEKMVTCIEEERQIEYETNFEKDGETRWFQATAIKLNDGVTITTSDITLEKTRAAKLNDLNAELEIQNSIFKDAEGVADIGSYVWYLDTGAANISDNFYRILGFTPNEFDITFDSYRELVHPDDLGRYDQLGEETVEHGNSDIHTYRVITKRGNVKHIYVNGQKVIKEGRPASVGVVQDITNRVKTEEKLRNKNEELKRSNAELESFNRVASHDLQEPMRKIQMFISRLSDRELDKLSDKGKMYFEKIDSSANRMQTLIKYLLAYSRINRTKKDFIKISLNDTMEKVLGDLEERIEETGVDIAIDNLPSLKAIPFQMEQLFNNLVSNAIKYGSTTEAPKIVIDCKKLSRNKISEVFDKKRKNYYRISIMDNGIGFDQENAEKIFGLFERLHQKDEYSGTGIGLAICKKIVLNHKGHIVAQSEPGKGSTFCIYLPA
- a CDS encoding ferritin-like domain-containing protein, producing the protein MSTYTETVGNKLNEILEKTYDAEKGYAKAAENTDHSLLKPYFKKRSKERYNFGHELKAEILKFGEKPEKGGSVTGTVHRAWMDTKALFSANDAESMLEESIRGEKAAVSEYEDALKDTALPLSTATLLSNQMQSIKSDLNTIKFLEDLS
- a CDS encoding response regulator, giving the protein MPLTIMNIVLADDDEDDRLLFDEAISEIDVKTKLSLFNDGKALMDYLVLPDTILPEIVFLDLNMPIKNGMQCLKEIRANDKLKELCVAIYSTSSSEEDIENTFVNGANVYINKPNSFSALKKAIDKVLKINWQYHTSALNRDNFLLRL
- a CDS encoding DUF1328 domain-containing protein — encoded protein: MLRWTVTFIILALIAGVFGFGGIAAGAASIAKVLFFIFIVLFIVSLIRGNKRV
- a CDS encoding YtxH domain-containing protein encodes the protein MNNNGNTFLGVLAGTAIGAALGILFAPDKGSATRKRIAEQAESAKESITETTLDIRDKAASTVASKRETLDTQLNNIVSDASHKAEDVISTLETKLADLKAKNKKLQKS
- a CDS encoding DUF6327 family protein, which encodes MKKKNYNSLEEINTELHLLSIQREIHLEELKLTKHQLKEDLSPANWISTALTGIKKYGVLMLLRKIIK
- a CDS encoding helix-turn-helix domain-containing protein, whose protein sequence is MKINIKFDYTFICKAVLHEQLEALGLEYKLNNLGEVEFQKKLSVLEIENVTEAFNKYGIEILANPQNVLVERIKDLITELISDPEKSRKYNVSSYLADELNYSYAHLSSVFSEITYSSIENFIILKKIDLAKHLIIHKDFTLTEIAHQLNYSSVAHLSTQFKKTTGLTPSAFQRIIKKRQEIE